From one Acidobacteriota bacterium genomic stretch:
- a CDS encoding glycoside hydrolase family 16 protein has protein sequence MSKRFVGVLFLFVLFTGLFADSSAQGQVRYRKLAFKDEFNGAANSAIDTTKWTAEVGGGGWGNQELEYYTNSTDNAYIDGAGSLVIKAVKLNQPLSLTCWYGPCHYTSARLITKGKFEQKYGKIEARIKVPRGKGMWPAFWMLGNNIDTAGWPNCGEIDILENIGREPTIVHRTVHGPGYSGGNGIGAPYSLPNNAAFADDFHVYSTEWSQNKISFYVDGVHFKTITPADLPQGATWAFDRPFFMILNFAVGGQWPGSPDNTSVFPQTMMVDYVRVYKR, from the coding sequence ATGAGTAAGAGATTTGTGGGCGTCCTATTTCTTTTCGTGCTTTTTACCGGGCTGTTCGCCGATTCGTCGGCGCAGGGCCAGGTGCGATACCGAAAACTGGCTTTCAAGGACGAATTCAACGGCGCGGCGAATTCGGCGATCGACACGACCAAATGGACAGCCGAGGTCGGCGGCGGCGGCTGGGGCAATCAGGAACTCGAGTATTATACGAATTCGACCGACAACGCTTATATCGACGGCGCCGGATCGCTCGTCATCAAAGCCGTCAAACTGAATCAGCCGCTGAGTTTGACCTGTTGGTACGGCCCGTGTCACTACACTTCGGCGCGCCTCATAACCAAGGGCAAATTCGAACAAAAGTACGGAAAGATCGAGGCGCGGATCAAGGTTCCACGCGGTAAGGGAATGTGGCCCGCGTTCTGGATGTTGGGCAACAACATCGACACCGCTGGCTGGCCGAACTGCGGCGAGATCGACATTTTGGAGAACATCGGTCGCGAGCCGACGATCGTCCACCGCACCGTTCACGGTCCGGGTTATTCCGGAGGAAACGGCATTGGCGCTCCGTACAGTCTCCCGAACAATGCCGCGTTCGCCGACGATTTCCACGTTTATTCGACCGAATGGAGCCAAAACAAGATCAGTTTCTACGTCGACGGGGTCCATTTCAAAACGATCACGCCGGCCGACCTCCCGCAGGGCGCGACGTGGGCCTTCGATCGTCCGTTCTTTATGATCCTGAACTTTGCGGTCGGCGGCCAATGGCCCGGAAGCCCGGATAACACGTCGGTTTTCCCGCAGACGATGATGGTCGATTACGTTCGGGTTTATAAACGTTAA
- a CDS encoding family 20 glycosylhydrolase → MKKLFLSLVFVSMCFGLARAQDLGSERRQLMPVPANVVWKPGKMRLAKNFSVALAGRIDDRLRSYVSRAMRRLEGRTLFEFPRDLVNDASNAGLLVSAASTGSPVPKLGDDESYRLEIGETQAKLSAATTVGAMRGLETLLQLLEGDKDGFYFPAVTIEDKPRFPWRGLMIDSARHFQPMEVIKRNLDAMAAVKMNVFHWHLTEDQGFRVESKKFPELHQMGSDGDFYTQNEIREIIRYAADRGIRVMPEFDMPGHATAWLVSHPEIGSAPGPFKIERQPGIFDPTMDPTNEATYKLLEVFFAEMSALFPDAYMHIGGDENEGKQWNANPKIQAFMKKNGIKDNHQLQTYFNKRLLKFLEKNGKIMMGWDEIFQPDLPKNVVIHSWRGQKALADAARQGFTGVLSNGYYIDLMYPASNHYVVDPIPADTTLTAEEQKRILGGEATMWSEWVSPETIDSRIWPRTAAIAERFWSPREVNQVDDMYRRLERVSVLFEELGMTHIKNREVLLRRLANNQGIGALRRLTELVEPVKQYRRYQVRPQSMLSPLTGLIDVAQADAEGARRFNEDVRKALAGGGFGDLRLTFGIWIADAETLVRQIEKAPALAEAKPLVGDLERLGTIGLEALRHLDSGKGSDPVRRAAQTKSLDEIAVQKGGVEFQIIESMKALINATAGK, encoded by the coding sequence ATGAAAAAGCTGTTTCTGAGTCTCGTGTTTGTTTCGATGTGTTTCGGTTTGGCCCGCGCCCAAGACCTCGGTTCCGAGCGTCGCCAACTGATGCCCGTGCCGGCGAATGTCGTTTGGAAGCCAGGAAAAATGCGGCTTGCGAAGAACTTCAGCGTCGCGCTTGCCGGAAGGATCGACGATCGTTTGAGGAGTTACGTTTCGCGTGCGATGCGGCGTCTCGAAGGACGAACTCTTTTCGAGTTTCCGAGAGATCTCGTGAACGACGCATCGAACGCGGGTTTGCTCGTTTCGGCGGCATCGACCGGAAGCCCGGTCCCGAAACTGGGCGACGATGAATCGTATCGGCTGGAGATCGGTGAAACGCAGGCGAAGCTCTCGGCAGCGACGACCGTCGGCGCGATGCGCGGTCTTGAGACCCTGTTGCAACTCCTCGAAGGCGACAAAGACGGTTTCTATTTTCCGGCCGTTACGATCGAGGACAAACCGCGCTTTCCCTGGCGCGGACTGATGATCGATTCGGCGCGCCATTTTCAGCCGATGGAAGTGATCAAACGAAATCTTGATGCGATGGCCGCGGTCAAGATGAACGTCTTCCACTGGCATCTCACCGAAGATCAAGGATTTCGCGTTGAAAGCAAGAAGTTTCCGGAGCTCCACCAGATGGGCTCGGACGGCGACTTTTACACGCAAAACGAGATCCGGGAGATCATTCGATATGCGGCCGACCGCGGGATCCGTGTGATGCCGGAGTTTGATATGCCGGGGCACGCGACTGCGTGGCTCGTCAGTCACCCCGAGATCGGCAGCGCTCCCGGCCCCTTCAAGATCGAGCGCCAACCGGGAATTTTCGACCCGACGATGGATCCGACGAACGAGGCGACTTACAAGCTCCTGGAAGTATTCTTTGCCGAAATGTCGGCGCTCTTCCCGGACGCGTATATGCACATCGGCGGCGACGAGAACGAGGGCAAACAATGGAACGCCAACCCGAAGATCCAGGCGTTTATGAAGAAGAACGGCATCAAGGATAACCATCAGCTTCAGACTTATTTCAACAAACGCCTGCTTAAATTCCTCGAGAAAAACGGCAAAATAATGATGGGCTGGGACGAGATCTTTCAGCCCGACCTGCCGAAGAACGTCGTCATCCATTCGTGGCGCGGCCAAAAAGCGCTCGCCGACGCGGCGCGCCAGGGATTCACCGGCGTGCTGTCGAACGGCTATTACATCGACCTTATGTATCCGGCGTCGAATCACTACGTCGTCGATCCGATCCCCGCCGATACGACGCTTACTGCCGAAGAGCAAAAGCGGATCCTCGGCGGCGAGGCGACGATGTGGAGCGAATGGGTCTCGCCGGAAACGATCGATTCTCGGATCTGGCCCCGGACGGCGGCGATCGCCGAACGATTCTGGTCACCGCGCGAGGTAAATCAGGTTGACGATATGTACCGCCGGCTCGAGAGAGTAAGCGTGCTCTTCGAAGAACTCGGAATGACGCATATCAAGAATCGGGAAGTGCTGTTGCGCCGATTGGCGAACAATCAGGGAATCGGCGCCCTGCGCAGATTGACGGAGTTGGTCGAACCGGTGAAGCAATATCGCCGATACCAGGTCCGTCCGCAGTCGATGCTTTCTCCGCTGACGGGACTGATCGATGTCGCCCAGGCCGACGCCGAAGGCGCTCGACGGTTCAATGAAGATGTGCGAAAGGCCCTCGCGGGCGGTGGTTTCGGGGACCTGAGATTGACATTCGGAATTTGGATCGCCGACGCGGAAACGCTCGTGCGGCAGATCGAGAAGGCGCCGGCTCTCGCCGAAGCCAAACCACTCGTGGGTGATCTTGAAAGACTCGGCACGATCGGGCTTGAGGCCCTGCGGCATCTCGATTCCGGTAAAGGCTCGGACCCTGTTCGGCGCGCGGCGCAGACAAAGAGCCTCGACGAGATCGCCGTCCAAAAGGGGGGCGTCGAGTTTCAAATCATCGAGTCGATGAAAGCGCTGATAAACGCGACCGCCGGAAAGTAG
- a CDS encoding lactonase family protein: MAGDKPTRREFLGTGLAAALMLTGNGRAQTKGKSRTMLLYVGTYTSKTKSEGIYVFRFDAATGNLQRLHIAKDVADPSYLTVSNDRKHLFAVNELVEYDGQKSGAVSAFAIDPETGDLTFLNKQPSLGGAPCFITTSNDRKFALVANYVGGNISVFPIEKDGRLGASVALARHSGSGPRKDRQAAAHAHSINLDPANRYAFAADLGIDRLMIYAFDSQTGQLKPNDNQAYFQCKPGAGPRHFTFHPNGRLAFLINELDLSITSLSYDAERGTLKEIQTVPTLPANASTAGASCADIHVSPDGKFLYGSNRGHNSIVAYRVYQTTGKLEYLGHATAGIKKPRNFAIVPDGRFLLVANQESDSIVVFRRDLKTGKLTSTGISTSVPAPVCLKFIQATV, encoded by the coding sequence ATGGCTGGAGACAAACCTACAAGACGCGAATTTTTGGGAACAGGACTCGCCGCCGCACTTATGCTGACCGGCAACGGCCGGGCGCAAACGAAAGGGAAATCACGAACAATGCTTCTGTATGTCGGTACCTACACTTCCAAAACCAAAAGCGAAGGAATCTATGTGTTCAGATTCGACGCCGCGACGGGGAATCTGCAACGGCTACATATTGCGAAGGATGTCGCCGATCCGTCGTATCTGACGGTCTCGAATGACCGGAAACATCTATTCGCCGTCAATGAACTTGTCGAATATGACGGGCAGAAGAGCGGAGCCGTGAGCGCGTTCGCGATCGATCCGGAAACCGGCGATCTGACATTTCTCAACAAACAACCGAGCCTCGGCGGCGCGCCGTGTTTTATCACGACGAGCAATGATCGGAAATTCGCGCTGGTCGCGAATTATGTTGGCGGGAACATTTCGGTTTTTCCGATCGAAAAGGACGGACGACTCGGCGCGTCGGTCGCCCTTGCCCGACATTCGGGTTCGGGTCCGAGAAAGGATCGGCAGGCAGCGGCGCACGCCCATTCCATCAATCTGGATCCGGCCAATCGATACGCTTTCGCCGCCGATCTCGGCATCGACCGGTTGATGATCTACGCCTTCGACTCGCAGACCGGCCAGTTGAAGCCGAACGATAATCAGGCATACTTTCAATGCAAGCCGGGCGCCGGACCGCGGCATTTTACGTTTCATCCGAACGGAAGGCTGGCGTTTCTCATCAACGAACTCGATCTTTCGATCACATCGCTCTCCTACGACGCAGAGCGCGGAACGCTCAAAGAGATCCAAACCGTGCCGACATTGCCGGCAAACGCGTCGACCGCCGGCGCTTCCTGTGCCGACATACACGTTTCGCCCGACGGAAAGTTTTTATACGGCTCGAACCGCGGCCATAACAGCATCGTCGCCTACCGGGTCTACCAAACGACCGGAAAGTTGGAGTATCTCGGACACGCAACGGCCGGGATCAAGAAACCACGGAACTTCGCGATCGTGCCCGACGGCCGGTTCCTTCTCGTCGCCAATCAGGAGTCGGATTCGATCGTCGTCTTTCGACGCGATCTGAAGACGGGGAAATTGACTTCGACCGGCATTTCAACGTCGGTTCCGGCGCCGGTTTGTCTGAAGTTCATACAGGCGACGGTGTGA
- a CDS encoding glycoside hydrolase family 2 protein — MIRRAFILVFVLNLFSIAGISQSSIPPTETEINAGWEFRQAGTVEWMNATVPGCVHTDLLANRKIDDPFYRDNEKNLQWIGKTDWEYRTNINVTAASLGRQNLDLVFYGLDTYAEVYLNEVPILSADNMFRTWRVPVKDKLRVGSNTLRIKFRSPINEILPIMKKLDYELPASNDQGEKTSPYTRKAPYQFGWDWGPRFVTSGVWRPVKLHVWDAARVEDFYIRQDRVSTERADLTAVLEIAASSAVEIKIVVNAGNENQSVVVVKLAPGVKKYELPLKIANPRLWYPAGLGEQALYDFKVRLVNVASKSIDQRSRRTGLRTLELRRKPDQYGISFEFIVNGIPVFGRGANWIPADIFPTRVTKEKYRELLTSLRDANMNMLRVWGGGIYEDDYYYDLADEMGILVWQDFMFACSMYPGDKAFLENVRQEAIDNVKRLRNHPSIVIWAGNNEIETAWLHWGWKERLPNHLWDDYLKLFARLLPEVLDEYDPSRPYWQSSPSSNFQDDPDSQRIGDVHYWQVWHAEKPYKEYEKQFPRFMSEYGFQSFPELETVKTYTTEADRASIETPVMLAHQRHPRGNQLIREYMLREYDQPKDFESFLYVSQVLQAEGIKIGAEHFRRIMPRNMGSLYWQANDVWPVASWSGMDYFGRWKALMYYTKRFYAPMLISPTVDDAGNVNVTVVSDSPHPKQARMTLTLMDFAGKALNSKAIDINIEPLKGRSYFTQAAADFLNGADDKNSFLLAELEIDGRTVSQNEYFFKPFKELNILRPNIATTVTKSADGFRIVLATDKLARSVYLSGVGDGAFSDNYFNLIPGRTVEIEFRTKQKIGIEEFRGKLKERSLIDAFK, encoded by the coding sequence ATGATAAGAAGAGCGTTCATTCTGGTTTTTGTCCTGAACTTGTTTTCGATTGCCGGTATCAGTCAGAGTTCGATTCCGCCGACTGAAACGGAGATCAACGCCGGATGGGAATTTCGTCAAGCCGGAACAGTCGAATGGATGAATGCGACCGTTCCCGGATGCGTTCATACGGATCTGTTGGCTAACCGGAAGATCGATGATCCGTTTTATCGCGACAACGAAAAGAACCTCCAATGGATCGGGAAGACCGATTGGGAATACCGCACGAACATCAACGTAACGGCGGCATCGCTCGGGCGTCAAAATCTCGATTTGGTCTTCTACGGTCTCGACACTTACGCCGAGGTCTATCTCAACGAAGTTCCGATCCTGAGTGCCGACAATATGTTCCGCACGTGGCGGGTGCCGGTCAAAGACAAGCTCCGCGTCGGATCAAATACGCTCAGGATCAAATTCAGATCGCCGATCAATGAGATCCTGCCGATAATGAAAAAACTCGACTACGAGCTGCCGGCATCGAATGATCAGGGCGAGAAAACGTCGCCCTACACACGCAAGGCGCCTTATCAGTTCGGATGGGACTGGGGACCGAGATTCGTCACGAGCGGAGTATGGAGGCCGGTAAAACTGCATGTTTGGGACGCCGCACGTGTCGAGGACTTTTATATTCGGCAGGATCGCGTTTCCACCGAAAGGGCTGACTTGACTGCCGTCCTCGAGATCGCCGCGTCAAGTGCCGTCGAAATCAAAATCGTCGTCAATGCTGGAAACGAAAATCAGTCCGTTGTGGTGGTTAAGCTGGCGCCCGGCGTCAAAAAGTACGAATTGCCTCTGAAGATCGCGAACCCGCGACTCTGGTACCCGGCGGGGCTCGGCGAGCAGGCTCTTTACGACTTCAAAGTCCGGCTCGTTAACGTCGCGAGCAAGTCGATCGATCAAAGATCACGTCGTACCGGACTTCGAACGCTCGAACTTCGCCGAAAGCCGGATCAATACGGCATCAGCTTCGAATTCATCGTCAACGGCATCCCGGTTTTCGGCCGCGGCGCGAACTGGATCCCGGCGGACATTTTTCCGACGCGAGTCACCAAAGAAAAATACAGGGAACTGCTGACGTCGCTCAGGGACGCCAATATGAATATGCTCCGCGTCTGGGGCGGCGGGATCTACGAAGACGATTACTATTACGATCTGGCGGACGAGATGGGAATTCTCGTGTGGCAGGATTTTATGTTTGCGTGTTCGATGTATCCCGGCGACAAGGCGTTTCTCGAGAACGTTCGGCAGGAAGCAATCGACAACGTCAAGCGGCTCAGAAATCACCCGTCGATCGTCATCTGGGCGGGCAACAACGAGATCGAAACGGCCTGGCTCCACTGGGGCTGGAAAGAACGCCTGCCGAATCATCTCTGGGATGATTATCTGAAACTCTTTGCGCGGCTTCTGCCTGAAGTTCTCGATGAGTACGACCCGTCGCGGCCGTACTGGCAGAGCAGCCCGAGCTCCAACTTTCAGGACGATCCTGATTCACAGCGAATCGGGGACGTTCATTACTGGCAGGTCTGGCATGCCGAAAAGCCCTACAAGGAGTATGAGAAACAGTTCCCGCGGTTTATGAGCGAGTACGGCTTCCAGTCGTTTCCGGAACTCGAGACCGTCAAGACCTACACGACCGAAGCTGACCGTGCCAGCATCGAAACTCCGGTGATGCTCGCGCATCAGCGTCATCCGCGCGGGAATCAACTGATCCGCGAATACATGCTCCGCGAATACGATCAGCCTAAGGATTTCGAGTCGTTTCTGTATGTCAGCCAGGTTCTGCAGGCCGAAGGGATCAAGATCGGCGCCGAGCATTTCCGCCGGATAATGCCGCGCAATATGGGATCGCTCTACTGGCAGGCCAACGATGTCTGGCCGGTCGCGTCCTGGTCGGGGATGGATTATTTCGGACGCTGGAAAGCTCTGATGTATTACACCAAACGCTTTTACGCGCCGATGCTGATCTCGCCGACGGTCGACGATGCAGGCAACGTCAACGTGACGGTTGTTTCCGACTCTCCGCATCCGAAACAGGCGCGGATGACGCTGACCCTGATGGACTTTGCCGGGAAAGCGCTCAATTCAAAGGCAATCGACATCAACATCGAGCCGCTCAAGGGGAGATCATACTTCACGCAGGCGGCCGCCGATTTCCTGAACGGAGCCGACGACAAGAACTCGTTCTTGCTGGCCGAACTCGAAATTGACGGCCGAACGGTTTCGCAGAACGAGTATTTCTTCAAGCCGTTCAAGGAATTGAACATTCTCCGCCCGAACATCGCGACGACCGTTACCAAGTCGGCCGACGGATTCAGGATAGTGCTCGCGACCGACAAACTGGCGAGATCCGTTTATCTTTCGGGCGTTGGCGACGGCGCCTTTTCGGACAATTATTTCAATCTGATACCGGGCAGAACCGTCGAGATCGAGTTCCGGACAAAGCAGAAGATCGGCATCGAAGAGTTTCGCGGAAAACTCAAGGAGCGCTCGCTGATCGACGCATTCAAATAG
- a CDS encoding glycoside hydrolase family 3 protein: MINTYSRKRFVAVLGLAFCLVFNSVGINADPASATSPLPFQNPKLSIEERVRDLLGRMTLDEKVAQMMCVWMEKPNDNSRVPKDQMPFGGVFSPELAKQKMPNGIGQFARQREMLSPRESAEYANAVQKWLKDNTRLGIPAVFHDEILHGNMSAGSTVFPVPLSLSSSWDPDLITRVFAVAARQTRYRGSHHVLGPNMDLALDPRWGRTEETYGEDPYLTSRMIVALVRSIQGNATYANPLIDGAHVIATGKHFAGHGQPENGTNIGPVNLSERLLRETHFVPFEAAVKEASLFSIMPAYHEIDGVPVHANKWMLDSVLRKEWRFEGTVVFRLRNDGTRSAS; the protein is encoded by the coding sequence ATGATTAATACTTACTCGCGAAAACGTTTTGTCGCTGTTCTTGGGCTGGCATTTTGTCTCGTTTTCAATTCGGTCGGCATCAATGCGGATCCCGCTTCGGCCACTTCGCCGCTGCCGTTTCAGAATCCGAAGCTTTCGATCGAAGAACGCGTCCGCGATCTGCTCGGGCGGATGACGCTCGATGAAAAGGTCGCGCAAATGATGTGCGTCTGGATGGAAAAGCCGAACGACAACAGCCGTGTCCCGAAGGATCAGATGCCTTTCGGCGGTGTTTTCTCACCCGAACTCGCGAAGCAGAAGATGCCGAACGGTATCGGCCAGTTTGCACGGCAGCGCGAAATGCTGAGTCCAAGAGAGTCGGCCGAATATGCGAACGCTGTCCAGAAATGGCTCAAGGACAATACGCGTTTGGGTATTCCGGCCGTTTTTCACGACGAGATCCTGCACGGCAATATGTCGGCGGGTTCGACCGTCTTTCCGGTTCCGCTTTCGCTGTCGTCAAGTTGGGATCCCGATCTCATCACGCGGGTTTTCGCCGTCGCGGCGCGGCAAACGAGATATCGCGGTTCGCACCACGTTCTCGGGCCGAATATGGATCTCGCGCTCGATCCGCGCTGGGGCCGTACCGAGGAGACTTACGGCGAGGATCCGTATCTGACGTCCCGGATGATTGTCGCGCTCGTCAGATCGATCCAGGGCAACGCCACCTATGCGAACCCCCTGATCGACGGGGCGCACGTCATCGCCACCGGAAAGCATTTCGCCGGGCACGGTCAACCGGAGAACGGGACGAACATCGGGCCGGTCAACCTGTCCGAGAGGCTGCTTCGCGAAACACATTTCGTGCCGTTCGAAGCGGCCGTCAAAGAGGCAAGCCTCTTCAGCATTATGCCCGCTTACCACGAGATCGACGGCGTTCCGGTACACGCCAACAAATGGATGCTCGATTCGGTGCTCCGCAAGGAATGGCGATTCGAGGGTACGGTCGTTTTCCGACTACGCAATGACGGGACTCGAAGCGCGTCATAA
- a CDS encoding xylose isomerase, with product MTKYEPKPEHKFTFGLWTVGNRGGDPFGDRVRGKLSPVEIVNLLGEVGAYGVNFHDNDLVPIDAIPAERDRIVSNFKKACDANDIKVPMATVNLTFDPVFRDGGFTANDARVRAYSVQKTMRAMDLGAEFGVKIFVVWTGRDGVETDACRRADEAIKRYREALNYLCEYNISQGYGYKFALEAKPNEPRADIYFPTTGSYLALIETLDHKEMVGVNPEVAHEQMPGLNMMHAVAQAWEAGKLFHIDLNDQVPGRYDQDLRFGSANPKSAFWLVKFLEDVGYEGMRHFDAHAYRTEDYEGVKDFARGCIRTYLILKEKAERWNNNAEIKSILAEIEATNAGGQVGRFSADGSAKLLAETFDRKALSAKGLKYERLDQLTMDVLLGVD from the coding sequence ATGACTAAATACGAACCTAAACCTGAACATAAATTTACCTTTGGACTTTGGACTGTCGGCAATCGCGGCGGCGACCCGTTCGGCGATCGCGTCCGCGGCAAACTCTCGCCGGTGGAGATCGTCAATCTGCTCGGCGAAGTCGGCGCTTACGGCGTCAATTTCCACGACAACGACCTTGTTCCGATTGACGCAATTCCGGCGGAGCGCGACCGGATCGTCAGCAATTTCAAGAAAGCGTGCGATGCGAACGATATCAAAGTTCCGATGGCGACGGTCAATCTGACGTTCGATCCGGTCTTTCGCGACGGCGGATTCACAGCCAACGACGCGCGCGTCCGTGCCTACTCGGTCCAGAAAACGATGCGGGCGATGGATCTCGGCGCCGAATTCGGGGTGAAGATCTTCGTCGTCTGGACGGGACGCGACGGCGTCGAGACAGACGCGTGCCGGCGCGCGGACGAGGCGATCAAGCGATACCGCGAAGCCTTGAATTATCTTTGCGAATACAACATTTCCCAGGGCTACGGCTATAAATTCGCACTTGAGGCGAAGCCGAACGAACCGCGTGCGGACATTTATTTTCCGACGACGGGCTCGTATCTCGCACTGATCGAGACGCTCGATCACAAGGAAATGGTCGGCGTTAATCCGGAGGTTGCGCACGAGCAGATGCCCGGGCTGAATATGATGCACGCCGTCGCGCAGGCCTGGGAAGCAGGGAAACTGTTTCACATCGACCTCAACGATCAGGTTCCGGGCCGTTACGATCAGGATCTTCGCTTCGGCTCGGCGAATCCGAAGTCCGCGTTTTGGCTGGTCAAGTTCCTCGAGGACGTCGGCTACGAGGGAATGCGTCATTTCGACGCGCACGCCTATCGGACCGAAGACTACGAGGGCGTCAAGGATTTTGCGCGCGGCTGCATCCGGACTTACCTGATCCTGAAAGAAAAAGCGGAACGATGGAACAACAACGCGGAGATCAAGTCGATCCTCGCCGAGATCGAAGCGACGAACGCCGGAGGCCAGGTCGGCAGATTCAGCGCCGATGGTTCAGCGAAGCTGCTGGCCGAGACGTTCGATCGAAAAGCGCTTTCGGCAAAGGGCTTGAAGTACGAACGATTGGACCAGCTGACGATGGATGTTCTTTTGGGCGTAGACTAG
- the xylB gene encoding xylulokinase, which produces MKFLGIDIGTGGSRAVVIDESGAVVASATSVHEDFASPEIGWAEQHPGDWWRAACEAIGGVLDTVSADDIASVGLSGQMHGSVLLDESDEVIRPALLWCDQRTGKQCAEITRAIGKERLIDLVSNPAITGFTLPKLLWVRENEPENWRRTRAVLLPKDYVRLRLSGVKASDVADSSGTLLFDVRNRKWSTEMFPAFDLDVGLMPKAFESIEITGEVSFRGAAETGLRAGTTIVAGAGDNAAGAIGMGIAENGRISATIGTSGVVFPATDAPRLDPKGRIHTLCHAVPQRWHNTGVTLAAGLSLKWFRENFGDGRSYDELVADAERVPSGSDGAIWLPYLMGERAPHLDPNARAAFVGITARHTKAHLVRAVLEGVAFSLRDSLEIFAGVGVEASTIRIGGGGARSRLWRQIQADVYGSPVEVIDSDEGAALGAAILAGVGVGAWPTVEGACENAIRVVETIEPDPESSRRLDQNYEAYRSLYSGLRQATEIITEIRSTND; this is translated from the coding sequence ATGAAATTCCTTGGAATCGACATCGGAACGGGCGGTTCGCGCGCCGTCGTGATCGACGAGAGCGGCGCGGTCGTGGCGTCGGCGACGTCCGTGCACGAAGATTTCGCGTCGCCCGAGATCGGTTGGGCCGAACAGCATCCAGGGGACTGGTGGCGCGCGGCGTGCGAAGCGATCGGCGGAGTTCTCGATACCGTGAGCGCCGACGACATCGCGTCGGTCGGGCTCTCGGGACAAATGCACGGCTCGGTCTTGCTCGACGAGTCGGACGAGGTGATCCGTCCGGCGCTCCTTTGGTGCGATCAGCGAACGGGAAAACAGTGCGCGGAGATCACGCGGGCGATCGGCAAAGAGAGATTGATCGATCTTGTTTCGAATCCGGCGATCACCGGGTTCACGTTGCCGAAACTGCTCTGGGTTCGCGAGAACGAACCCGAAAACTGGCGCCGTACGCGTGCGGTTCTGCTTCCCAAGGATTACGTCCGGCTTCGGCTTTCGGGAGTGAAAGCAAGTGATGTCGCGGATTCGTCCGGGACTTTGCTTTTCGACGTCCGGAATCGAAAATGGTCCACCGAGATGTTCCCGGCGTTCGATCTGGATGTAGGCTTGATGCCGAAAGCGTTTGAGTCGATCGAGATCACGGGCGAGGTTTCGTTCCGCGGCGCCGCCGAAACGGGTTTGAGAGCCGGAACAACCATCGTCGCCGGGGCGGGCGACAATGCCGCCGGCGCGATCGGGATGGGTATCGCGGAGAACGGCCGCATATCGGCGACGATCGGGACGTCCGGTGTCGTCTTTCCCGCGACTGACGCTCCGCGGCTTGACCCGAAAGGCCGGATTCATACGCTCTGCCACGCCGTGCCGCAACGCTGGCACAACACCGGCGTCACTCTCGCCGCCGGATTGTCCTTAAAGTGGTTTCGGGAGAATTTCGGCGACGGACGAAGTTATGACGAACTCGTCGCAGACGCCGAACGGGTTCCAAGCGGATCCGACGGAGCGATCTGGCTGCCTTATCTGATGGGCGAACGCGCGCCGCATCTCGATCCGAACGCACGCGCCGCGTTTGTCGGAATCACGGCGCGCCACACCAAGGCTCATCTTGTGCGGGCGGTTCTCGAAGGCGTCGCTTTCTCGCTGCGTGATTCGCTTGAGATCTTCGCCGGGGTCGGGGTTGAGGCGTCCACGATCCGGATCGGCGGCGGCGGTGCCCGGTCGCGTCTCTGGCGTCAGATCCAGGCCGATGTTTACGGCAGCCCGGTCGAGGTCATCGACAGCGACGAAGGCGCTGCGCTCGGAGCGGCGATCCTCGCGGGCGTCGGTGTCGGCGCTTGGCCAACCGTGGAAGGGGCGTGCGAGAATGCGATTCGCGTCGTCGAAACCATCGAGCCCGATCCCGAATCGTCGCGGCGCTTGGATCAGAATTACGAAGCTTACAGATCGCTTTATTCGGGTCTTCGTCAGGCGACGGAGATCATCACGGAAATTCGGAGCACAAATGACTAA